A section of the Microbulbifer pacificus genome encodes:
- a CDS encoding ExbD/TolR family protein, which yields MQFRRQSIEQEGVNLTPLIDVVFLLLIFFMVSTTFTKESHLQLNLPEAAGPQAESPPSTIEILINADGSYSVDGRALINKKLATLKSALSEVSGGEYNRPLIITADATAQHQAVVRAMDAAGQLGFVHLSITTRQPDEQ from the coding sequence ATGCAATTCCGTCGCCAGAGCATAGAGCAGGAGGGGGTAAACCTCACGCCACTGATTGATGTGGTGTTCCTGCTGCTGATCTTTTTTATGGTATCTACCACCTTTACCAAAGAGAGCCACCTCCAGCTGAACCTGCCGGAGGCCGCCGGCCCCCAGGCGGAGAGCCCGCCGTCTACTATTGAGATTCTGATCAATGCGGACGGCTCCTACTCGGTAGATGGGCGCGCGCTCATCAACAAGAAACTGGCCACGCTCAAATCTGCACTGTCGGAAGTGTCGGGCGGCGAGTACAATCGCCCGCTGATCATTACCGCGGATGCCACCGCACAACATCAGGCGGTGGTTCGTGCGATGGATGCCGCCGGCCAGCTGGGATTTGTCCATCTCAGCATCACCACGCGGCAGCCGGACGAACAGTAA
- the msbA gene encoding lipid A export permease/ATP-binding protein MsbA: MAIRGGHAAKSYMEKSSQPVLKPEHGAQTYRRLLSYAIPQWPLFVIAVFGFMLFSSMEVLLIAVTELLLDAVGVGIEQGRGFLSQFVAKFFAGGVMPQETARWLVPLVMLVIIGLRAVGNFVGSYGLAYVARAVIHQLRTELFEHIGQLPSAYFDRYTGAYLISKVAYNVEQVTNSITKSLKVIIRSSFTAIGLLTYLLAVNWKLTLTFFLFVPIIAAIVSVVGKRFRKLSHRIQNTMGDVTHVTQEAINGYEVVRMYGGRKYENARFQAASNANRQQFMKLVVADNASVSVIQIMVGLATAVLVWFALAPGMVESMTPGVFASYIGAAASLAKPIRNLSEVYAEIQKGIAAAESIFEVFDAPKEPLGGTLALPSPVTGAVTFEHLGFRYSEDGPAVLSDIDFSVQPGQTVALVGASGSGKSTLVSLLSRFYEPTSGRILLDGVDITQVPVVSLREQISLVSQNIVLFNDTVYRNIAYGELEDKPEAEVQRAIDLAHARSFIEELPQGVQTVLGDNAQILSGGQRQRLAIARALLKDSPLLVLDEATSALDNASERHIQAALAEVMKNRTTFVIAHRLSTIENADCILVMDQGRIVESGTHSELLAKGGRYALLLQQQNSDIS; this comes from the coding sequence ATGGCGATTCGCGGAGGACACGCTGCCAAGAGTTATATGGAAAAATCTTCCCAGCCGGTGCTGAAACCCGAGCACGGCGCCCAGACCTATCGTCGCCTTCTATCCTACGCCATTCCCCAGTGGCCGCTGTTCGTAATAGCGGTGTTTGGTTTCATGCTGTTTTCCAGCATGGAAGTGTTGCTGATCGCCGTCACCGAGCTGTTGCTGGATGCTGTGGGTGTCGGGATCGAGCAGGGGCGGGGATTCCTGTCGCAGTTTGTGGCGAAGTTCTTTGCCGGCGGCGTTATGCCTCAGGAAACGGCGCGCTGGCTGGTGCCACTGGTGATGTTGGTGATTATCGGCCTGCGCGCGGTTGGCAATTTTGTCGGCAGCTACGGCCTTGCGTATGTGGCGCGGGCGGTTATCCACCAGCTGCGCACCGAGCTGTTTGAGCATATCGGGCAGTTGCCCAGCGCCTATTTTGACCGTTATACCGGCGCCTACCTGATTTCCAAGGTGGCCTACAACGTCGAGCAGGTCACCAACTCCATTACCAAGTCCCTGAAGGTGATAATCCGCTCCTCATTCACCGCCATCGGTCTGCTGACCTATCTGCTGGCTGTGAACTGGAAGCTGACTCTGACCTTCTTCCTGTTTGTGCCGATCATTGCCGCCATCGTCAGCGTGGTGGGAAAACGCTTCCGCAAACTGAGCCACCGCATCCAGAACACCATGGGCGACGTCACTCACGTCACCCAGGAAGCGATCAACGGCTATGAGGTAGTGCGCATGTACGGCGGGCGCAAATATGAAAACGCCCGCTTCCAGGCAGCCAGCAACGCCAACCGCCAGCAGTTCATGAAACTGGTGGTGGCCGACAACGCCAGTGTCTCGGTAATCCAGATCATGGTGGGGTTGGCGACAGCGGTACTGGTGTGGTTTGCGCTGGCGCCGGGCATGGTGGAGTCCATGACACCGGGCGTGTTTGCATCCTATATCGGTGCTGCCGCATCCCTGGCAAAGCCCATCCGCAACCTCTCCGAGGTGTACGCGGAAATCCAGAAGGGCATCGCCGCGGCGGAGAGTATTTTCGAGGTGTTCGATGCGCCCAAGGAGCCGCTCGGCGGCACCCTGGCGCTGCCGAGCCCGGTCACCGGTGCGGTGACGTTCGAGCACCTCGGCTTCCGCTACAGCGAAGACGGCCCAGCGGTACTGAGTGATATCGACTTCAGTGTACAGCCGGGGCAGACCGTCGCACTGGTCGGCGCCTCCGGCTCCGGCAAGAGCACACTGGTCAGTCTGCTGTCCCGTTTCTACGAGCCGACATCCGGGCGTATCCTGCTGGATGGGGTGGACATCACCCAGGTGCCCGTTGTATCCCTGCGCGAACAGATCAGCCTGGTATCGCAGAACATCGTGTTGTTCAACGATACGGTGTACCGGAACATCGCCTATGGCGAGTTGGAAGACAAGCCGGAAGCGGAAGTGCAGCGCGCTATCGACCTGGCGCATGCGCGCAGCTTTATCGAAGAGTTACCCCAGGGAGTGCAGACGGTGCTCGGTGACAACGCGCAGATCCTTTCCGGAGGTCAGCGCCAGCGTCTCGCGATTGCCCGTGCGCTGCTGAAAGATTCCCCGTTACTGGTACTGGATGAAGCCACTTCCGCACTGGACAACGCTTCGGAACGCCATATTCAGGCCGCACTGGCAGAGGTGATGAAAAATCGCACCACCTTTGTCATTGCGCACCGTCTCAGCACCATCGAAAACGCCGATTGTATTTTGGTGATGGACCAGGGGCGTATCGTCGAGAGCGGTACCCATAGCGAGCTGCTGGCGAAAGGCGGGCGCTATGCACTGCTGCTGCAACAGCAGAACAGCGATATCAGCTGA
- the lpxK gene encoding tetraacyldisaccharide 4'-kinase yields the protein MSLEDWLNKRWYPATDGGAGSGSHLPLLAPLEMAFRHGSRWRKQRNQPAPLPVPVIVVGNITVGGVGKTPLVAELGRWLQERGRKPGIISRGYGGRAKHYPYNVTAQSHPLESGDEPLMLHLMTGLPVMVSPKRVEAAEALIAEHGCDVILSDDGLQHYGLWRSLEICVIDGQRGLGNEHLLPRGPLRESPARLKDVDMVVVNGEASELVLSQCGEQLDFTMDLVPSRWHQFNLDQTSTLKLESGPDIGPCHGVAAIGNPKRFFDALRQLGYTVMEMAFPDHHQYSQQELQLDGITPVIMTMKDAVKCRDFWQSHWWAMEATAQLPDLFYQRIHQHLESFKSV from the coding sequence ATGTCGCTGGAAGACTGGTTGAACAAACGCTGGTATCCCGCCACTGACGGCGGGGCCGGCTCCGGATCTCACCTGCCGCTGTTGGCACCGTTGGAAATGGCCTTTCGCCATGGCAGCCGCTGGCGCAAACAGCGCAATCAGCCGGCGCCTCTGCCTGTACCTGTCATCGTGGTGGGCAATATCACCGTTGGTGGCGTCGGCAAGACGCCGCTGGTGGCGGAGCTGGGGCGCTGGTTGCAGGAGCGCGGGCGCAAACCCGGTATCATCAGCCGCGGTTACGGCGGTCGTGCCAAGCACTATCCCTACAATGTCACCGCCCAATCCCACCCGTTGGAATCCGGTGACGAGCCGCTGATGCTGCACCTGATGACCGGTTTACCGGTCATGGTATCCCCAAAACGCGTGGAAGCTGCCGAGGCGCTGATCGCCGAACACGGTTGCGACGTGATCCTTTCCGACGATGGCCTGCAGCATTACGGGCTGTGGCGCAGCCTCGAAATCTGTGTCATCGACGGGCAGCGGGGGCTTGGTAACGAACACCTTTTACCTCGTGGTCCCCTGCGTGAATCCCCGGCCCGGCTGAAAGATGTCGATATGGTCGTGGTAAATGGCGAGGCGTCGGAGCTGGTGTTGTCCCAGTGCGGCGAGCAGCTCGATTTCACCATGGATCTGGTGCCTTCCCGCTGGCATCAGTTCAATCTCGACCAGACCTCAACCCTGAAACTGGAGTCCGGCCCGGATATCGGCCCTTGCCACGGTGTGGCTGCGATCGGCAACCCCAAGCGTTTTTTCGATGCGCTGCGCCAGCTCGGGTATACCGTAATGGAAATGGCCTTTCCCGATCACCATCAGTACAGCCAGCAGGAACTGCAACTGGACGGTATCACTCCGGTGATCATGACCATGAAAGACGCAGTGAAATGCCGGGATTTCTGGCAGAGCCACTGGTGGGCGATGGAGGCCACCGCGCAGCTACCGGATCTTTTTTACCAGCGTATTCACCAACATCTCGAGAGCTTCAAGTCCGTATGA
- the kdsB gene encoding 3-deoxy-manno-octulosonate cytidylyltransferase, giving the protein MTEQSLSFTFDVIIPARYGSSRLPGKPLADIAGKTMVQRVYERARESAAERVIVATDDTRVADVVRGFGGDVCMTSAEHASGTDRLQEVATALGAAADRILVNVQGDEPLIPPAVINQVARNLATNTAAGVATLAEPITACDDFLNPNIVKVVAEGSGLARYFSRAPIPWPRDAFARERNVLPEGLNPRRHIGIYAYRAGLLNQFVSWPMAPIEQFEALEQLRFLYNGHAIHVADACEEVPGGVDTEQDLERMRALFA; this is encoded by the coding sequence ATGACAGAGCAGAGTCTTTCTTTCACCTTCGATGTCATCATTCCCGCCCGTTATGGCTCCAGCCGCTTGCCCGGCAAGCCGCTGGCGGATATTGCCGGTAAAACCATGGTGCAGCGGGTCTACGAGCGCGCGCGGGAAAGTGCTGCCGAGCGGGTGATTGTTGCCACCGATGATACCCGGGTGGCCGATGTGGTACGCGGTTTTGGCGGCGATGTGTGTATGACCAGTGCCGAGCACGCTTCTGGTACGGATCGACTGCAGGAGGTGGCGACCGCACTGGGTGCCGCCGCAGACCGGATTCTGGTCAATGTGCAGGGCGACGAGCCGTTGATTCCGCCAGCAGTGATCAACCAGGTGGCGCGAAACCTCGCCACTAACACGGCTGCCGGTGTGGCCACCCTGGCGGAACCGATCACCGCATGCGACGACTTCCTCAACCCCAATATCGTAAAGGTGGTGGCAGAAGGTTCTGGCCTGGCACGCTACTTCTCCCGCGCACCTATCCCCTGGCCGCGAGATGCCTTTGCCCGCGAGCGCAATGTTCTGCCTGAGGGCTTGAACCCGCGCCGTCACATTGGCATCTATGCTTACCGGGCGGGTCTGCTGAACCAGTTTGTCAGCTGGCCCATGGCACCCATAGAGCAGTTTGAGGCGCTGGAACAGCTCCGCTTCCTGTACAACGGTCACGCTATCCACGTAGCGGATGCCTGCGAAGAAGTTCCGGGCGGGGTAGATACGGAACAGGACCTCGAGCGGATGCGAGCCCTTTTTGCATAA
- the murB gene encoding UDP-N-acetylmuramate dehydrogenase yields MIQTDVDLQPFNTMTIAARARYFCAATTLEELREALAFAREQQLPILPLGGGSNIVLTGDFPGLALHVGLKGLSFEPLTGGMRIRAAAGENWHQLVMRSVEMGQGGLENLALIPGNIGAAPIQNIGAYGVELRDSFEQLTAMEIASGDLVTFSAQECEFGYRDSLFKNAGKDRYLICEVVLNLPATWQPHIAYPALQQYFTEHAQAIDALTPADVAAAVIDIRNSKLPNPVEIPNAGSFFKNPVVDASLYSQLKQQHPQLVAFAAGDHWKLAAGWLIDQAGWRGFQNNGVGVHDRQALVLVNPGHRCGSQVVALAQDIARDIEQKFGVTLEPEPRFYP; encoded by the coding sequence ATGATTCAGACTGACGTCGATTTACAGCCTTTTAACACCATGACTATCGCCGCTCGCGCCAGATACTTTTGCGCGGCGACCACGCTTGAAGAGCTGCGCGAGGCCCTGGCGTTTGCGCGGGAACAGCAGCTGCCTATCCTGCCCCTGGGGGGCGGTAGCAATATTGTGCTCACCGGTGATTTCCCCGGTCTCGCGCTGCATGTCGGGCTCAAAGGGCTCTCTTTTGAGCCTTTGACTGGGGGAATGCGGATTCGCGCGGCAGCCGGAGAGAACTGGCATCAACTGGTCATGCGCAGTGTCGAGATGGGACAGGGTGGGCTCGAGAACCTCGCCCTGATCCCGGGCAATATCGGTGCTGCCCCCATTCAAAACATCGGTGCCTACGGCGTGGAGCTCAGGGACAGTTTTGAACAGCTGACAGCCATGGAGATTGCCAGTGGAGATCTGGTTACCTTCAGCGCGCAGGAGTGCGAGTTCGGTTACCGAGATAGCCTGTTTAAAAATGCCGGTAAAGACCGTTACCTGATTTGTGAGGTTGTGCTGAATTTGCCCGCCACCTGGCAGCCGCACATCGCCTATCCCGCACTGCAGCAGTACTTCACGGAGCACGCACAGGCAATCGATGCACTGACCCCAGCGGACGTAGCGGCGGCAGTGATCGACATCCGCAACAGTAAATTGCCGAATCCCGTGGAGATTCCCAATGCCGGGAGTTTCTTCAAGAATCCGGTAGTGGATGCATCCCTCTACAGCCAATTGAAACAGCAGCACCCGCAACTGGTGGCATTCGCTGCAGGGGATCACTGGAAGCTGGCCGCAGGCTGGTTGATCGATCAGGCGGGCTGGCGTGGATTCCAGAATAACGGAGTAGGGGTGCACGATCGCCAGGCGCTGGTTCTGGTGAACCCCGGGCACCGCTGCGGCAGCCAGGTGGTGGCGCTGGCCCAGGATATCGCCCGGGATATAGAGCAAAAATTCGGGGTAACGTTGGAGCCAGAACCGCGCTTTTACCCGTAA